The following proteins come from a genomic window of Micromonospora zamorensis:
- a CDS encoding aldo/keto reductase encodes MRTTTLGSAGPEVGVIGLGCMGMSHGYDISGPRDDDTSISVIHQALDLGATLIDTSDVYGPYTNEELVGRALVGGHRERAVLATKVGLVATSPTGGPGNSPKIGNNGRPEHIRAAIDDSLRRLGTDHVDLYQLHRVDPEVPIEDSWGAMAEVVAAGKARQIGLSEVTVAQIKRAQSVHPVASVQSELSLWTRDPLAEVLPYCAEHGIAFLPFSPLGRGFLAGRFTSFDDLPADDFRRGLPRFQQDALRANLAIVARVREIADRAGVTSAQVALAWVVAQGDQVIPIPGTKTPKYLADNCAAGDVRLGAEDLADLDALPAPEGGRY; translated from the coding sequence ATGCGAACCACCACGCTGGGCAGCGCAGGTCCCGAGGTCGGCGTCATCGGCCTCGGGTGCATGGGCATGAGCCACGGATACGACATCAGCGGTCCCCGCGACGACGACACCTCGATCTCGGTCATCCACCAGGCGCTCGACCTGGGCGCGACCCTGATCGACACGTCGGACGTGTACGGGCCGTACACCAACGAGGAACTGGTTGGGCGGGCGCTGGTCGGTGGCCACCGGGAGCGGGCCGTCCTGGCGACGAAGGTCGGCCTGGTGGCGACCTCCCCCACCGGTGGTCCCGGCAACTCGCCGAAGATCGGCAACAACGGCCGTCCGGAGCACATCCGCGCGGCGATCGACGACAGCCTGCGCCGGCTCGGCACCGACCACGTCGACCTCTACCAGTTGCATCGGGTCGACCCGGAGGTGCCCATCGAGGACTCCTGGGGCGCGATGGCGGAGGTCGTGGCGGCGGGCAAGGCGCGGCAGATCGGGCTGTCCGAGGTGACGGTGGCCCAGATCAAGCGAGCCCAGTCGGTGCACCCGGTGGCGTCGGTGCAGTCCGAGTTGTCGCTGTGGACCCGCGACCCGCTGGCTGAGGTGCTGCCGTACTGCGCCGAGCACGGCATCGCCTTCCTGCCGTTCTCCCCGCTCGGTCGCGGTTTCCTCGCCGGCCGGTTCACCTCGTTCGACGACCTGCCCGCCGACGACTTCCGTCGTGGCCTGCCGCGTTTCCAGCAGGATGCGCTACGCGCCAACCTCGCCATCGTCGCCCGGGTCCGGGAGATCGCGGACCGGGCCGGCGTCACGTCCGCGCAGGTCGCGCTCGCCTGGGTGGTCGCCCAGGGTGACCAGGTCATTCCGATCCCCGGGACCAAGACCCCGAAGTACCTGGCGGACAACTGCGCCGCCGGCGACGTCCGACTCGGCGCCGAGGACCTGGCCGACCTGGACGCCCTGCCCGCACCCGAGGGCGGTCGCTACTGA
- a CDS encoding DHA2 family efflux MFS transporter permease subunit, with translation MTQQSVATADKLDAAVLKVAGVVVLGAIMSILDVTVVSVALPTFQSEFDASYARVAWTMTAYTLALATVIPLSGWAADRFGTKRLYMVALALFTIGSGLCATADTIGELIGYRVLQGLGGGMLMPLGMTIMTRAAGPHRIGRLMAVLGIPMLLGPIGGPILGGWLIDTASWHWIFLINLPIGVVALIYAQMALPKDAPEPSESFDFVGMLMLSPGLALFLYGVSSLPEAGTFTEAKVWAPMLVGGALVVAFVLYSFKPRHPLLDLRLFRNRSLTIASLTLFVFIIAFMGAGLLFPSYFLQVRGETTLAAGLLMAPQGIGAMITMPIAGTLADRVPIGRTVPFALGLIVVGFFSFTQVDPQTSYWLLGGSLFVMGLGMGGTMMPIMTSALRTLQAQEVARGSTLVNILQQIGGSVGAAVMSVILTNELNGSRPIPGLVDESGKPVTEAGLAIASQQRPELLQQMPVDPSIIERGLDFAAKSFATTFWVAFALVVLTFIPAALLPRRRQPAQLDDPQGELVKTPVVIH, from the coding sequence GTGACACAGCAATCCGTCGCGACAGCGGACAAACTCGACGCCGCGGTGCTCAAGGTGGCGGGCGTCGTCGTCCTCGGCGCGATCATGTCGATCCTCGACGTGACGGTGGTCAGCGTGGCGCTGCCCACCTTCCAGAGCGAGTTCGACGCGTCGTACGCCCGCGTCGCGTGGACGATGACCGCCTACACCCTGGCCCTGGCCACCGTGATCCCGCTCAGCGGTTGGGCGGCCGACCGGTTCGGCACCAAACGCCTCTACATGGTGGCGTTGGCCCTGTTCACCATCGGCTCGGGTCTGTGCGCCACGGCCGACACGATCGGCGAGCTGATCGGCTACCGCGTGCTTCAGGGCCTCGGCGGCGGCATGCTCATGCCGCTGGGCATGACCATCATGACCCGCGCGGCGGGGCCGCACCGGATCGGCCGACTGATGGCCGTCCTCGGCATCCCGATGCTGCTCGGGCCGATCGGTGGCCCGATCCTCGGCGGCTGGTTGATCGACACCGCGAGCTGGCACTGGATCTTCCTGATCAACCTGCCGATCGGCGTCGTCGCACTGATCTACGCGCAGATGGCGCTGCCGAAGGACGCCCCCGAGCCGTCCGAGTCGTTCGACTTCGTCGGCATGCTCATGCTCTCGCCGGGCCTGGCGCTCTTCCTCTACGGCGTCTCGTCGCTGCCGGAGGCGGGCACCTTCACCGAGGCCAAGGTCTGGGCCCCGATGCTCGTCGGTGGCGCGCTGGTGGTGGCGTTCGTGCTCTACTCGTTCAAGCCCCGGCACCCGCTGCTCGACCTGCGGCTGTTCCGCAACCGCAGCCTGACCATCGCGTCGCTGACTTTGTTCGTGTTCATCATCGCGTTCATGGGCGCCGGCCTGCTGTTCCCGAGCTACTTCCTCCAGGTGCGCGGCGAGACAACGCTGGCGGCCGGTCTGCTGATGGCCCCGCAGGGCATCGGCGCGATGATCACCATGCCGATCGCCGGCACGTTGGCCGACCGGGTGCCGATCGGCCGCACCGTGCCGTTCGCGCTGGGGCTCATCGTCGTCGGGTTCTTCAGCTTCACCCAGGTCGACCCGCAGACCTCGTACTGGCTGCTCGGCGGGTCGCTGTTCGTGATGGGCCTGGGCATGGGCGGCACGATGATGCCGATCATGACGTCCGCGTTGCGGACGTTGCAGGCTCAGGAGGTGGCACGCGGCTCCACCCTGGTCAACATCCTCCAGCAGATCGGCGGGTCGGTCGGCGCTGCCGTGATGTCGGTGATCCTCACCAACGAGCTGAACGGCTCCCGGCCGATCCCCGGCCTGGTGGACGAGAGCGGCAAGCCGGTCACCGAGGCCGGGCTGGCCATCGCCTCCCAGCAGCGGCCGGAGCTGCTCCAGCAGATGCCGGTGGACCCGTCCATCATCGAACGAGGGCTCGACTTCGCCGCCAAGTCGTTCGCCACCACGTTCTGGGTCGCGTTCGCGCTGGTCGTGCTCACGTTCATCCCTGCGGCCCTGCTGCCGCGCCGACGTCAGCCGGCTCAGCTCGACGACCCGCAGGGCGAGCTGGTCAAGACGCCCGTCGTCATCCACTGA
- a CDS encoding cellulase family glycosylhydrolase: MRALRLVTTLAVAGLLAGGVAITATPASAATAVFSVTNNWGNGYQGQITVTNDTSAQITSWRVEFDLPSSSTVSQSWNAQQSTSGSRYTFTNVSWNGTLAAGASTSFGFLVNGSGTPVNCTVNGASCAGGPPPTTPPPTTPPPTTPPPTTPPPTTPPPTTGTPVERYGQLRVCGTTMCDKTGARVQLRGISSMWLNWETAPYAENLSALTWMRDNWNLQVIRAAMGVEPAGAYLSDPAKARAQVETIINNAVTAGVYVIVDWHAHEAQNNQSQAVAFFGDLARRYGHLPNVIWEPYNEPLQVSWTNVIKPYHQAVVSAIRAADPDNIVVLGTPTWSQDVDVAAASPVTGTNLMYTLHFYSCTHGASLRAKGDAAIRAGLALFVTEWGASHADGGLDGRSCLPEAQSWIDWMKTNGISWTAWKLDVGTDTTNLLSPGAPVTGGWNNYLHGHAPFVVANMR, encoded by the coding sequence ATGCGCGCACTGAGACTTGTCACGACCCTGGCCGTCGCCGGCCTGCTGGCCGGTGGGGTGGCCATCACCGCCACCCCGGCCAGCGCGGCGACCGCCGTGTTCTCCGTGACGAACAACTGGGGCAACGGCTACCAGGGGCAGATCACCGTCACCAACGACACCTCCGCACAGATCACGAGCTGGCGGGTCGAGTTCGACCTGCCGTCCTCCTCGACCGTCAGCCAGTCGTGGAACGCGCAGCAGTCGACCTCCGGCAGCCGCTACACCTTCACCAACGTGTCCTGGAACGGCACCCTCGCCGCGGGCGCCTCGACGTCGTTCGGTTTCCTCGTCAACGGCTCCGGCACCCCGGTCAACTGCACGGTGAACGGCGCGTCGTGCGCCGGTGGCCCACCCCCGACCACGCCGCCCCCCACGACGCCACCGCCCACGACCCCACCGCCCACGACGCCACCGCCCACGACCCCGCCACCGACCACCGGCACCCCGGTCGAGCGGTACGGGCAGCTGCGGGTCTGCGGCACGACGATGTGCGACAAGACCGGCGCACGGGTGCAGCTGCGCGGCATCAGCAGCATGTGGCTCAACTGGGAGACCGCCCCGTACGCCGAGAACCTCTCCGCGCTGACCTGGATGCGCGACAACTGGAATCTCCAGGTGATCCGCGCGGCGATGGGCGTGGAGCCGGCGGGCGCGTACCTCAGTGACCCGGCCAAGGCGCGTGCACAGGTGGAGACCATCATCAACAACGCGGTCACCGCCGGTGTGTACGTGATCGTCGACTGGCACGCCCACGAGGCGCAGAACAACCAGTCCCAGGCGGTGGCGTTCTTCGGTGATCTGGCCCGCCGCTACGGTCACCTGCCCAACGTCATCTGGGAGCCCTACAACGAGCCGTTGCAGGTGAGCTGGACCAACGTCATCAAGCCGTACCACCAGGCGGTGGTCTCCGCGATCCGCGCCGCCGACCCGGACAACATCGTCGTGCTCGGCACCCCGACCTGGTCGCAGGACGTGGACGTCGCGGCGGCCAGCCCGGTCACCGGCACCAACCTGATGTACACGCTGCACTTCTACTCGTGCACGCACGGCGCGTCGCTGCGGGCCAAGGGCGATGCGGCGATCCGCGCCGGCCTGGCGCTGTTCGTGACGGAGTGGGGCGCCAGCCACGCCGACGGTGGCCTGGACGGCCGATCCTGCCTGCCGGAGGCGCAGTCCTGGATCGACTGGATGAAGACCAACGGCATCTCCTGGACCGCGTGGAAGCTCGACGTCGGCACCGACACCACCAACCTGCTCAGCCCCGGCGCACCGGTCACCGGGGGGTGGAACAACTACCTGCACGGCCACGCGCCGTTCGTGGTCGCCAATATGAGGTGA
- a CDS encoding epoxide hydrolase family protein: MTPFRIDIPQSDLDDLSDRLARTRWPRSLPGTGWSRGVPVDYLRELTEHWASGYDWRAHEARLNDLPQFVTEIDGLDVHLLHVRSPEPDALPLLLTHGWPNSVVEFTELIGPLTDPRAHGADPTQAFHLVVPSVPGYGFSQAPPAGFTIDRLARMWAELMANLGYHRYGTQGGDLGAYVAPRVAAVAPEQVVGVHIDGGFGFPTAADVPEMSATERAEWEQMQQWMSSGVDHHALLRAAPQTFSYAWNDSPVGLLAWMMQKFKEFTMTVPTPEQAIDRDHLLTNVSLYWFTGTSGTSSWPMYERLTVADDGGFAWPTGQRRVPSGVYGGGSALMRRLAERDNTIVHWPQGNPGSHFVAMDEPLAHAADIRAFFRGLR; this comes from the coding sequence ATGACGCCATTTCGCATCGACATACCGCAGTCGGACCTGGACGACCTGAGTGACCGGCTCGCCCGCACCCGGTGGCCCCGCTCGTTGCCCGGCACCGGCTGGAGCCGCGGGGTGCCGGTGGACTACCTCCGCGAGCTGACCGAACACTGGGCGAGCGGTTACGACTGGCGGGCGCACGAGGCGCGGCTCAACGACCTGCCCCAGTTCGTCACCGAGATCGACGGCTTGGACGTGCACCTGCTGCACGTCCGCTCGCCGGAGCCGGACGCGCTGCCGTTGCTGCTGACACACGGCTGGCCGAACTCCGTGGTCGAGTTCACCGAGCTGATCGGCCCGCTGACCGACCCGCGCGCCCACGGCGCGGACCCCACGCAGGCGTTTCACCTCGTGGTGCCGTCGGTGCCCGGCTACGGTTTCTCGCAGGCGCCGCCGGCCGGGTTCACGATCGACCGGCTCGCCCGGATGTGGGCCGAGCTGATGGCCAACCTCGGCTACCACCGCTACGGCACCCAGGGCGGGGACCTCGGTGCGTACGTCGCCCCGCGGGTGGCGGCGGTGGCGCCGGAGCAGGTGGTCGGCGTACACATCGACGGTGGGTTTGGCTTTCCGACCGCCGCCGACGTGCCGGAGATGAGCGCGACGGAACGCGCCGAGTGGGAGCAGATGCAGCAGTGGATGAGCAGTGGCGTGGACCATCACGCCCTGCTGCGAGCGGCGCCGCAGACGTTCTCGTACGCCTGGAACGACTCGCCGGTCGGGCTGCTGGCCTGGATGATGCAGAAGTTCAAGGAGTTCACCATGACGGTGCCGACGCCGGAGCAGGCCATCGACCGGGACCACCTGCTCACCAACGTGAGCCTCTACTGGTTCACCGGCACGTCGGGAACGTCGTCGTGGCCCATGTACGAGCGACTCACCGTCGCCGACGACGGCGGCTTCGCCTGGCCCACCGGCCAGCGGCGGGTGCCGTCCGGTGTGTACGGCGGCGGGTCCGCGCTGATGCGCCGCCTCGCCGAACGGGACAACACCATCGTCCACTGGCCGCAGGGCAACCCGGGCAGCCACTTCGTGGCCATGGACGAACCGCTGGCGCACGCGGCGGACATCCGCGCGTTCTTCAGGGGCCTGCGATGA
- a CDS encoding RNA polymerase sigma factor, translating to MTQSDAELVALAQAGDAAALGALLARHEAEMRAVALSVLGYGPDAEDAVQDAMVVALRRIGEVRDPAAVGAWLRAIVRNNSRMTVRGPRAVPVAEPDWFARPADTPTPEEALDRGAMRNWVWHAIGQLSEPDRLVTLLRYFSDASSYEQIAAVCGVPVGTVRSRLSHARRALAGGLRAAATAAHTDVTAATESRWREGRDMIATAMGGDFDRVVRESWWPDAEMVVPGGPRGGRDLAIQGMNRDLTAGVRQRLRNVAASGDVLIWETDLISPPDDPEHCPPAALWLQVLREGRVRRLTLFHPVPALV from the coding sequence GTGACGCAGAGCGACGCGGAACTGGTCGCGCTCGCGCAGGCGGGAGACGCGGCGGCACTCGGAGCGCTGCTGGCCCGGCACGAGGCCGAGATGCGGGCCGTCGCGTTGAGCGTCCTCGGTTACGGCCCGGACGCCGAGGACGCGGTGCAGGACGCCATGGTGGTGGCGCTGCGTCGCATCGGCGAGGTCCGCGACCCCGCCGCCGTCGGCGCGTGGCTGCGTGCCATCGTCCGCAACAACAGTCGGATGACCGTGCGCGGGCCCAGAGCCGTCCCGGTCGCCGAACCGGATTGGTTCGCCCGCCCCGCCGACACACCCACCCCCGAGGAGGCACTGGACCGGGGCGCGATGCGTAACTGGGTGTGGCACGCCATCGGGCAGTTGTCCGAGCCGGACCGGCTGGTCACCCTGTTGCGCTACTTCAGCGACGCGTCGTCGTACGAGCAGATCGCGGCCGTGTGCGGCGTGCCGGTCGGCACCGTCCGCAGCCGCCTCAGCCACGCCCGCCGCGCGCTAGCCGGCGGCCTCCGCGCGGCGGCGACCGCGGCGCACACCGACGTCACCGCGGCGACCGAATCGCGGTGGCGGGAGGGTCGCGACATGATCGCGACGGCGATGGGCGGCGACTTCGACCGGGTGGTTCGTGAGAGCTGGTGGCCGGACGCCGAGATGGTCGTGCCGGGCGGCCCGCGCGGCGGTCGTGACCTGGCGATCCAGGGCATGAACCGAGACCTGACAGCAGGGGTACGCCAACGGCTGCGCAACGTGGCCGCCAGCGGCGACGTGCTGATCTGGGAGACCGACCTGATCAGCCCGCCCGACGACCCGGAGCACTGCCCACCCGCGGCGCTGTGGTTGCAGGTGCTGCGCGAGGGGCGAGTGCGCCGCCTCACCCTCTTCCACCCCGTCCCGGCGCTGGTCTGA
- a CDS encoding helix-turn-helix transcriptional regulator — protein sequence MSDTPARLLGLLSLLQTPREWPGSELATRLGVSLRTIRRDVERLRDLGYPVQATMGAIGGYRLVAGKAMPPLLLDDDEAVAIAVGLRTAAGHAVAGIEEASVRALTKLEQVLPSRLRHRVSALGAATEPLLTWAGPTVDPAHLSALAGAVNNREQLRFTYRRRDGVDTERLVEPYKLVSAGRRWYLVGYDNDRDDWRIFRVDRITDLRHTRTRVAARQLPASDAASFMTEKLLELTPVYRAVVTLYAPVERMAGLLGGAGVDLEPIDATSCRLRSNADTLEWLAWRLLTLGCDVEVHEPPELIAHLRQLGVRATRAASPSTP from the coding sequence ATGTCCGACACCCCCGCCCGACTGCTGGGCCTGCTGTCGCTGTTGCAGACGCCGCGCGAGTGGCCCGGCAGCGAACTCGCCACCCGGCTCGGCGTCAGCCTGCGCACCATTCGCCGCGACGTGGAGCGACTGCGCGACCTCGGCTACCCGGTGCAGGCGACGATGGGGGCGATCGGCGGTTACCGCCTGGTGGCCGGCAAGGCGATGCCTCCGCTGTTGCTCGACGACGACGAGGCGGTGGCGATCGCTGTCGGTCTGCGCACCGCCGCCGGTCACGCGGTGGCCGGCATCGAGGAGGCCTCGGTACGGGCGCTGACAAAGCTCGAACAGGTGCTGCCGTCCCGGCTGCGGCACCGCGTCAGCGCACTCGGGGCGGCCACCGAACCGCTGCTCACCTGGGCGGGACCGACGGTCGACCCGGCGCACCTGAGCGCGCTGGCCGGCGCCGTCAACAACCGGGAGCAACTGCGGTTCACCTACCGCCGTCGTGACGGCGTGGACACCGAACGGCTCGTCGAGCCGTACAAGCTGGTGTCGGCGGGTCGACGCTGGTATCTGGTGGGCTACGACAACGACCGCGACGACTGGCGGATCTTCCGGGTCGACCGGATCACCGACCTGCGGCACACCCGGACCCGGGTCGCCGCCCGGCAACTGCCGGCGTCGGACGCCGCCTCGTTCATGACGGAGAAGCTGCTTGAGCTGACGCCCGTCTACCGGGCGGTGGTGACGCTGTACGCGCCGGTCGAGCGGATGGCGGGCCTGCTCGGTGGCGCCGGCGTCGATCTGGAGCCGATCGACGCGACCTCCTGCCGGTTGCGCAGCAACGCTGACACGCTGGAGTGGTTGGCGTGGCGCCTGCTGACTCTCGGTTGCGACGTGGAGGTGCACGAGCCGCCGGAGTTGATCGCGCACCTGCGGCAGCTCGGGGTCCGAGCCACCCGCGCCGCCAGCCCATCCACACCGTAG
- a CDS encoding YqjF family protein → MHPEPVDHSPRQSFPWAVLGQRWEDLTFLHWAVDPALVAPLLPAGTRPDTLDGVSHVGLIGFRMVGLGFGRGPGVPYFGTFWETNVRLYSVDDLGRRAVVFRSLDASRLVPVLVARATLRLPYLWSSMRMDRDGDRLTYRCRRRWPGPAGTTSRMVVRVGEQVDDPTPLEHFVTARWGLHTRAYGRTLHLPNWHPRWPLHRAEVLHLDDELIAAAGLPAPVGPPVSVLYSPGVGVRFGPPVAVRRPS, encoded by the coding sequence GTGCACCCCGAACCGGTCGACCACTCGCCCCGGCAGTCGTTCCCCTGGGCGGTCCTGGGCCAGCGCTGGGAGGACCTCACCTTCCTGCACTGGGCCGTCGACCCGGCGCTCGTCGCACCGCTGCTGCCGGCCGGAACCCGTCCGGACACGCTGGACGGCGTCAGCCACGTCGGGCTGATCGGCTTCCGGATGGTGGGGCTGGGCTTCGGGCGGGGCCCCGGTGTGCCGTACTTCGGCACCTTCTGGGAGACCAACGTCCGGCTCTACTCGGTCGACGACCTCGGCCGGCGGGCCGTCGTGTTCCGGTCGCTCGACGCGTCCCGCCTGGTGCCGGTGCTGGTGGCACGGGCGACGCTGCGGCTGCCGTACCTCTGGTCGTCGATGCGGATGGACCGCGACGGTGACCGCCTCACCTACCGGTGCCGGCGACGCTGGCCGGGCCCGGCGGGCACGACGAGCCGGATGGTGGTGCGGGTGGGGGAGCAGGTCGACGACCCGACGCCCCTTGAGCATTTCGTCACCGCCCGCTGGGGGCTGCACACCCGGGCGTACGGGCGCACGCTGCACCTGCCGAACTGGCACCCGCGCTGGCCGCTGCACCGGGCCGAGGTGCTGCACCTCGACGACGAGCTGATTGCCGCCGCCGGGCTGCCGGCACCGGTCGGCCCGCCGGTCAGCGTGCTCTACTCGCCCGGTGTCGGGGTCAGGTTCGGCCCGCCCGTGGCGGTCCGGCGGCCCAGCTGA
- a CDS encoding alpha/beta fold hydrolase: MGSTSHDVSALAPGAHTFTVDGVRQVYHVAGTGPVCVAHSGGPGIEWAYLRAPSLEEHFTMVYVEPVGTGASGRLDDAADYRLDTYVRFLHAVVEHLDAPRVHLLGHSHGGFVVQRYALAHPDRVAGLALYDTSPVTGAEFWAEAMAGLAAYPQRHPDRPEAAAVPAAFGQIGAATDDESLGAALRAALPVYFADFWGRQDEFVPFQAAVRIWSAPAGAQDPTPFDVRDNLGEITVPVVVIVGAYDFICGPRWAEQAHAGLKDSRLVVLEHSGHFGHIEQPTEFTEAVVGLLSR; this comes from the coding sequence ATGGGTTCCACCAGCCACGACGTCAGCGCCCTCGCACCGGGCGCCCACACCTTCACCGTCGACGGCGTTCGGCAGGTCTACCACGTCGCCGGCACCGGCCCGGTCTGTGTGGCGCACTCCGGCGGCCCCGGCATCGAGTGGGCCTACCTGCGGGCACCGAGCCTGGAAGAGCACTTCACGATGGTGTACGTCGAGCCGGTCGGCACCGGCGCCTCGGGGCGCCTCGACGACGCCGCCGACTACCGTCTCGACACGTACGTCCGGTTCCTGCACGCCGTCGTCGAGCACCTCGACGCACCCCGGGTCCACCTCCTCGGGCACTCGCACGGCGGTTTCGTCGTCCAGCGCTACGCCCTCGCACACCCGGACCGGGTCGCCGGTCTCGCCCTGTACGACACCTCACCCGTCACCGGCGCAGAGTTCTGGGCCGAGGCGATGGCCGGTCTGGCCGCGTACCCGCAGCGGCACCCGGACCGGCCGGAGGCGGCGGCGGTTCCGGCCGCCTTCGGGCAGATCGGCGCGGCGACGGACGACGAGTCGTTGGGGGCCGCCCTGCGTGCCGCCCTCCCGGTGTATTTCGCGGACTTCTGGGGCCGACAGGACGAGTTTGTCCCGTTCCAGGCCGCCGTACGCATCTGGTCGGCGCCGGCCGGCGCGCAGGACCCCACGCCCTTCGACGTACGGGACAACCTCGGCGAGATCACCGTGCCCGTCGTGGTGATCGTGGGCGCGTACGACTTCATCTGCGGTCCCCGCTGGGCCGAGCAGGCGCACGCGGGCCTCAAGGACTCACGGCTGGTCGTGCTGGAGCACAGCGGGCACTTCGGGCACATCGAGCAGCCGACGGAGTTCACCGAGGCCGTGGTGGGGCTGCTGAGCCGCTGA
- a CDS encoding DUF5709 domain-containing protein: MSQTERMDSVDEWNVAEDDGVLDASDTLDDDRVGDPLDTGIVAEDHWTAANRFGTTPAEERAGESLEQRLTQEVPDVDPYAEGGDDEDELTRRGYEAEARAGRLVAYDEGVREDDEAESVAWDAGIDAGAASAEEAAVHVVEDPDGPGDGPLR, encoded by the coding sequence GTGAGCCAGACCGAACGGATGGATTCCGTCGACGAGTGGAACGTGGCCGAGGACGACGGGGTCCTGGACGCCTCGGACACCCTGGACGACGACCGCGTCGGCGACCCCCTCGACACCGGCATCGTCGCCGAGGACCACTGGACGGCGGCGAACCGGTTCGGCACCACGCCGGCCGAGGAGCGGGCGGGCGAGTCCCTGGAGCAGCGCCTCACCCAGGAGGTGCCGGATGTCGACCCGTACGCCGAGGGCGGCGACGACGAGGACGAGCTGACCCGCCGGGGCTACGAGGCCGAGGCGCGCGCCGGCCGTCTCGTCGCGTACGACGAGGGCGTCCGCGAGGACGACGAGGCCGAGTCGGTGGCGTGGGACGCCGGGATCGACGCGGGTGCCGCCAGCGCGGAGGAAGCGGCGGTCCACGTGGTCGAGGACCCGGACGGCCCCGGCGACGGTCCGCTGCGCTGA
- a CDS encoding winged helix DNA-binding domain-containing protein, which translates to MTDLSWAQVSARRLQRHRLGTPVVDAAPEAAPDAGRVADVVSTICGAHAQIASAAELSIGLRVPGATRALVRRALWTDRTLVKTRGPRGTVHLLAAADLPMWVGALTALPTPSWERSAVLLTPRQTEQVLAAIAEAVAEADLTTAELTEEIVARTGPWAGDLVMEAFQDKWPRWIAAMTAATRGGVICFGPNRGRVSTYTSPARWLPDFAPMPGPAALAALVRSYLYAYGPATPAQFARWMAVPPGWATSLFDSLDLAEVTVEGTRTWVAADDTGFPDDRPSGLRLLPYFDAYAVGCHPRERLFPGAAAERALAGGQAGNYPVLLVDGVVAGVWHQRRSGRSIRVTVEPLRTLDAARQRELAEEVERIGEILEGNASLTIGTVSVGPHA; encoded by the coding sequence ATGACCGACCTGAGCTGGGCGCAGGTGTCCGCTCGACGCCTACAGCGGCACCGGCTCGGCACACCGGTGGTGGACGCGGCACCGGAGGCGGCACCGGACGCCGGACGCGTCGCCGACGTGGTGTCGACGATCTGCGGCGCGCACGCCCAGATCGCATCCGCCGCCGAGCTGTCCATCGGGCTGCGGGTGCCGGGCGCGACCCGCGCCCTGGTGCGCCGGGCTCTGTGGACGGACCGCACGCTGGTCAAGACCCGTGGGCCGCGCGGCACCGTGCACCTGCTCGCCGCAGCGGACCTGCCGATGTGGGTCGGCGCGCTGACCGCGTTGCCGACCCCCTCGTGGGAGCGCAGTGCGGTCCTGCTGACACCCCGGCAGACCGAGCAGGTCCTCGCGGCCATTGCCGAGGCGGTTGCCGAGGCCGACCTGACCACCGCCGAGCTGACCGAGGAGATTGTCGCCCGCACCGGCCCGTGGGCGGGTGACCTGGTCATGGAGGCGTTCCAGGACAAATGGCCTCGGTGGATCGCCGCGATGACCGCCGCCACCCGAGGCGGAGTGATCTGCTTCGGCCCGAATCGCGGTCGGGTCAGCACGTACACCAGCCCGGCCCGGTGGCTGCCCGACTTCGCGCCGATGCCCGGTCCCGCCGCCCTGGCCGCACTCGTCCGCAGTTACCTGTACGCGTACGGGCCGGCCACCCCGGCGCAGTTCGCCCGGTGGATGGCGGTGCCCCCGGGGTGGGCGACGTCGCTGTTCGACTCGCTCGACCTGGCCGAGGTGACAGTGGAGGGCACCCGGACCTGGGTGGCCGCCGACGACACCGGGTTCCCCGACGACCGGCCGTCCGGGCTGCGACTGCTGCCCTACTTCGACGCGTACGCGGTCGGCTGCCACCCCCGCGAACGGCTCTTCCCCGGTGCCGCCGCCGAGCGTGCGCTCGCCGGTGGCCAGGCCGGCAACTATCCGGTGCTGCTGGTGGACGGTGTGGTCGCCGGGGTGTGGCATCAACGCCGCTCCGGCCGCTCGATCCGCGTCACCGTCGAGCCGTTGCGGACGCTCGACGCCGCCCGGCAACGGGAGCTGGCGGAGGAGGTCGAACGCATCGGCGAGATCCTGGAGGGCAACGCGTCGCTGACCATCGGCACCGTCAGTGTCGGTCCGCACGCCTGA